A stretch of the Streptococcus himalayensis genome encodes the following:
- the galT gene encoding UDP-glucose--hexose-1-phosphate uridylyltransferase, giving the protein MNRRQNRSESLVESFVAQVIHFGPYEELDRLYVNNRVLALVGDEALDVETLATDLLDLKEELVAVAVVNGQIGDSQSEKEILGASLMDLLTPSPSQLNRQFWEDYAVSPHQAIADFYALSQRNDYIKVRDIAKNIVYTSPTSYGDLEITINLSKPEKDPKEIAAAREQAVSHYPVCQLCFENEGYHGRLNHPARANHRMIRFDLDGKEWGFQYSPYAYFKEHCIFLDKEHRPMEISRSTFERLFGIVERFSDYFAGSNADLPIVGGSILTHEHYQGGRHTFPMEIAELESRFTFRGFETVEAGIVKWPMSVIRLRSQDKSAMLELADRILQKWKGYSDPEHHILAYTGRESHHTITPIARLKQGLYELDLVLRDNQTSEEFPDGIYHPHPDVQHIKKENIGLIEVMGLAILPPRLKDELAEVEKFLLGKEARVAPYHKDWANRLKQEFPDVYEDTVVDIVRQSVGQIFCRVLEDAGVYKRHQEGQKAFLEFIKTVGIKEKL; this is encoded by the coding sequence ATGAATAGAAGGCAAAACAGGAGTGAATCGCTAGTCGAATCCTTTGTTGCACAGGTCATTCACTTTGGTCCCTATGAGGAGCTGGATCGGCTTTACGTGAACAACCGAGTGCTAGCCTTGGTAGGAGACGAAGCCTTGGATGTTGAGACGTTGGCTACCGACTTGCTCGATTTGAAGGAAGAATTGGTGGCAGTCGCAGTGGTTAATGGTCAGATAGGAGATAGTCAGTCTGAAAAAGAAATCTTGGGAGCTAGCCTGATGGACTTATTGACACCAAGTCCAAGTCAGCTGAACCGGCAATTTTGGGAAGATTATGCAGTCTCTCCCCATCAAGCGATTGCAGATTTCTATGCTCTCAGTCAGCGAAATGATTATATTAAGGTGAGAGACATCGCTAAAAACATCGTCTACACCAGTCCGACCAGCTACGGAGATTTAGAAATTACGATCAATTTATCAAAGCCAGAAAAAGATCCGAAAGAAATCGCAGCGGCACGAGAGCAAGCAGTCAGTCATTACCCTGTTTGCCAGTTATGCTTTGAGAATGAAGGCTACCACGGGCGGTTGAACCATCCTGCGCGTGCCAATCACCGCATGATTCGTTTTGATTTGGACGGAAAAGAGTGGGGCTTTCAGTATTCTCCCTATGCTTATTTTAAGGAGCACTGTATCTTTTTAGATAAGGAGCACCGTCCGATGGAGATTTCTCGGAGCACCTTTGAGCGTTTGTTTGGGATTGTGGAGCGTTTTTCAGATTATTTTGCAGGCTCTAATGCCGACTTGCCGATTGTAGGGGGCTCTATCTTGACCCACGAACATTATCAGGGAGGACGACATACGTTTCCCATGGAAATAGCAGAGCTGGAGAGCCGATTTACTTTCAGAGGATTTGAGACGGTAGAGGCGGGGATTGTCAAGTGGCCGATGTCGGTCATTCGCTTGCGTTCTCAAGATAAATCTGCTATGCTAGAACTTGCAGATCGCATCTTACAGAAGTGGAAAGGCTATTCTGATCCAGAGCATCACATTTTAGCTTATACGGGACGGGAAAGTCATCATACGATTACCCCAATCGCACGCTTGAAACAGGGTTTGTATGAGTTGGATCTCGTTTTGAGGGACAATCAAACATCAGAAGAATTCCCTGATGGCATTTACCATCCACATCCAGATGTGCAGCATATCAAAAAAGAAAATATCGGCTTGATTGAAGTCATGGGCTTAGCGATTTTACCGCCGCGTCTCAAGGATGAATTGGCAGAAGTAGAGAAGTTTTTGCTAGGAAAAGAAGCACGAGTGGCTCCTTATCACAAGGACTGGGCCAATCGTCTCAAACAAGAATTTCCAGATGTCTATGAGGATACCGTTGTAGACATTGTCCGTCAGTCAGTTGGACAAATCTTCTGTCGAGTACTAGAAGACGCTGGGGTCTATAAGCGTCATCAAGAGGGACAAAAAGCCTTTTTAGAGTTTATCAAGACGGTCGGTATCAAGGAGAAACTATGA
- the galE gene encoding UDP-glucose 4-epimerase GalE: MTVLVLGGAGYIGSHMVDRLIATGKEEVVVVDNLVTGHKKALHPDAVFYQGDLADKSFMRQVFEQHQEIDAVIHFAAYIQVAESMADPLKYFQNNTAGLVNLLEVMREYGVKHIVFSSTAATYGIPKEIPIVETTPQKPINPYGESKLMMETIMRWADEAYGMTFVALRYFNVAGAKPDGSIGEDHGPETHLLPIVLQVAQGKRDKIMIFGDDYQTPDGTNVRDYVHPFDLADAHLLAVEYLRAGNPSEAFNLGSSTGFSNLEIVEAARKVTGHPIPLEIADRRPGDPDTLIASSEKARQVLGWTPKFDDIERIIETAWKWHASHPNGYDDRG, encoded by the coding sequence ATGACAGTTTTAGTATTGGGAGGGGCAGGCTATATCGGCTCTCACATGGTGGATCGCCTCATTGCAACAGGAAAAGAAGAGGTTGTTGTAGTGGACAATCTCGTCACAGGGCACAAGAAAGCTCTGCACCCTGACGCTGTATTTTACCAAGGGGACTTGGCAGACAAGTCTTTTATGCGCCAGGTCTTTGAACAGCATCAAGAGATTGATGCTGTGATTCACTTTGCAGCTTACATTCAAGTGGCTGAATCCATGGCTGATCCCTTGAAATATTTTCAGAATAATACAGCAGGACTGGTCAACTTGCTAGAAGTGATGAGGGAATATGGGGTGAAACATATTGTCTTTTCATCTACGGCAGCGACTTATGGTATTCCAAAAGAAATTCCAATTGTGGAAACGACGCCCCAAAAGCCCATCAATCCTTACGGTGAAAGCAAACTGATGATGGAAACCATCATGCGTTGGGCAGATGAGGCCTACGGTATGACCTTTGTCGCTCTGCGTTATTTCAATGTGGCAGGGGCAAAACCAGACGGCAGTATTGGAGAGGATCATGGTCCTGAAACCCATCTTTTACCGATTGTCTTGCAAGTAGCGCAAGGCAAGCGAGATAAGATTATGATTTTTGGGGACGATTACCAGACACCAGATGGAACCAATGTTCGTGACTACGTCCATCCCTTTGATTTGGCAGATGCTCACCTACTAGCGGTCGAGTATTTACGGGCTGGAAATCCTTCTGAGGCCTTTAATCTCGGTTCTTCTACTGGATTTTCAAATTTGGAAATCGTAGAAGCAGCCCGCAAAGTCACTGGACATCCGATTCCGCTTGAAATTGCCGATAGACGCCCGGGCGATCCAGATACGTTGATTGCCTCTTCTGAAAAGGCCCGCCAGGTACTGGGCTGGACACCAAAATTTGACGATATAGAGCGGATTATCGAGACCGCTTGGAAATGGCATGCTAGCCATCCAAATGGCTACGATGACCGAGGATAA
- a CDS encoding DUF4044 domain-containing protein — protein MAFGDNGQRKKTAFEKLTLLVVIIMLLVTVGAIFASALGALSAS, from the coding sequence GTGGCTTTTGGAGATAATGGACAACGAAAAAAAACAGCATTTGAAAAATTAACCCTGCTGGTCGTAATTATCATGTTGCTCGTGACGGTTGGAGCTATTTTTGCAAGTGCCTTGGGAGCTTTGAGTGCTTCTTAA
- the obgE gene encoding GTPase ObgE, with translation MSMFLDTAKIKVKAGNGGDGMVAFRREKYVPNGGPWGGDGGRGGNVVFVVDEGLRTLMDFRYNRHFKAPSGEKGMTKGMHGRGAEDLYVRVPQGTTVRDAETGKVLTDLIEDGQEFVVARGGRGGRGNIRFATPKNPAPEISENGEPGQERELQLELKILADVGLVGFPSVGKSTLLSVITAAKPKIGAYHFTTIVPNLGMVRTQSGDSFAVADLPGLIEGASQGVGLGTQFLRHIERTRVILHVIDMSASEGRDPYEDYLAINKELESYNLRLMERPQIIVANKMDMPDSAENLNVFKEKLAATYDEFDELPQIFPISSLTKQGLGTLLDATAELLAKTPEFLLYDESDMEDEAYYGFHEDEPAFVIDRDDDATWVLSGDKLEKLFSMTNFDRDESIMKFARQLRGMGVDEALRARGAKDADLVRIGNFEFEFVD, from the coding sequence ATGAGTATGTTTTTAGATACAGCCAAGATCAAGGTCAAGGCTGGTAATGGTGGAGATGGCATGGTCGCTTTTCGCCGTGAAAAATACGTTCCCAATGGCGGACCTTGGGGCGGTGATGGCGGTCGTGGTGGCAATGTTGTCTTTGTTGTAGACGAAGGCTTGCGGACCCTGATGGATTTTCGCTACAATCGGCATTTTAAGGCCCCATCTGGTGAAAAAGGCATGACCAAAGGCATGCACGGTCGTGGAGCAGAAGACTTGTATGTTCGAGTACCGCAGGGAACGACCGTCAGAGATGCTGAGACAGGAAAAGTATTGACAGACTTGATTGAGGATGGGCAAGAATTTGTCGTGGCACGCGGGGGTCGTGGGGGTCGTGGAAATATTCGTTTTGCCACACCGAAAAATCCAGCACCCGAGATTTCAGAAAATGGAGAGCCAGGGCAAGAGCGGGAATTGCAGTTGGAGTTGAAGATATTAGCAGATGTGGGCTTGGTTGGTTTTCCATCAGTTGGTAAATCAACCCTGCTCAGTGTGATTACAGCTGCCAAGCCTAAAATTGGGGCTTATCATTTCACTACCATCGTGCCTAATTTAGGGATGGTTCGGACCCAGTCTGGCGATTCCTTTGCGGTGGCAGATTTGCCAGGTTTGATCGAGGGAGCCAGTCAAGGAGTTGGACTTGGAACCCAGTTTCTTCGCCATATTGAGCGGACGCGGGTCATCCTGCATGTGATTGATATGTCAGCTAGTGAAGGACGCGATCCTTACGAAGACTACCTCGCCATTAACAAGGAGCTAGAGTCTTACAATCTTCGCTTGATGGAACGTCCACAGATTATCGTGGCAAATAAGATGGACATGCCAGATAGTGCTGAAAATCTGAATGTTTTCAAAGAAAAATTAGCTGCAACTTATGATGAATTCGATGAATTACCGCAGATTTTCCCGATTTCGAGTCTGACAAAGCAAGGCTTAGGGACGCTTTTAGATGCGACGGCTGAATTGCTAGCGAAAACGCCAGAATTTCTCCTTTATGATGAGTCGGATATGGAAGATGAAGCCTATTATGGCTTCCATGAGGACGAGCCAGCCTTTGTTATTGATCGTGATGACGATGCGACTTGGGTCTTATCTGGGGATAAATTGGAGAAACTCTTTAGCATGACGAATTTTGACCGTGACGAATCTATCATGAAATTTGCCCGTCAACTTCGGGGAATGGGGGTCGATGAGGCCCTTCGTGCACGAGGTGCCAAAGATGCTGATTTGGTCCGCATTGGTAATTTTGAATTTGAATTTGTGGATTAG
- the queG gene encoding tRNA epoxyqueuosine(34) reductase QueG, whose product MNLKEQIISLSKEIGISKIGFTTADDFAYLEKSLRAAVEEGRTSGFEHKNIEERIQPKLSLASAKTIISIAVAYPRRLPQKPQKTQYKRGKITPNSWGLDYHYILQDKLERLARGIEELTADFEYKGMVDTGSLVDTAVARRAGIGFIGKNGLVISKEFGSYMFLGELITNLEIEPDQPVDYDCGDCNRCVTSCPTSCLIGDGTMNARRCLSFQTQDKGMMDLEFRKKIKTVIYGCDICQICCPYNKGIDSPPVVDIDPDLAEPELIPFLDLSNAQFKGKFGMIAGSWRGKNILQRNAIIALANANDKSSIPKLLEIIDKKQNPIHMATAIWALSQLVKEPNEELIDFIEQVKSDHPDVLAEQAEFLKFAKQAQI is encoded by the coding sequence ATGAATCTAAAAGAACAAATCATCTCCTTATCGAAGGAAATTGGTATTTCGAAGATTGGCTTTACAACAGCTGACGATTTTGCCTATTTGGAGAAATCCTTGCGGGCTGCAGTCGAAGAAGGGCGTACATCAGGCTTTGAACATAAAAACATTGAAGAACGCATCCAGCCCAAATTGAGCCTAGCCTCTGCTAAGACCATTATCTCGATTGCCGTTGCTTACCCAAGAAGGCTACCGCAAAAACCGCAGAAAACCCAGTATAAACGTGGCAAGATTACGCCCAATTCTTGGGGTCTAGATTACCACTATATTTTACAGGACAAGTTGGAACGCTTGGCACGTGGCATTGAAGAATTGACAGCTGATTTTGAATACAAGGGCATGGTCGATACCGGTTCACTTGTTGATACAGCAGTCGCAAGACGGGCAGGAATTGGCTTTATTGGTAAAAATGGTCTGGTCATTTCAAAGGAATTTGGTTCCTACATGTTTTTGGGTGAACTCATTACCAATTTAGAAATTGAGCCTGATCAGCCGGTGGACTATGACTGTGGGGACTGCAATCGTTGTGTGACGTCCTGCCCCACCTCTTGCTTGATTGGGGATGGCACCATGAATGCTAGGCGTTGTCTGTCCTTTCAGACCCAAGATAAGGGGATGATGGACCTTGAATTTCGTAAGAAAATCAAAACAGTCATCTATGGCTGTGATATTTGTCAGATTTGCTGCCCCTATAATAAGGGGATTGACAGCCCACCGGTTGTGGACATTGACCCTGATTTGGCTGAGCCAGAACTCATTCCCTTTTTGGACTTGTCAAATGCTCAGTTCAAGGGAAAATTTGGCATGATTGCGGGTAGCTGGCGAGGAAAAAATATTCTCCAGCGAAATGCCATTATCGCACTTGCCAATGCAAATGACAAATCGAGCATCCCAAAACTCTTAGAAATCATTGATAAAAAGCAAAATCCGATTCACATGGCAACGGCCATCTGGGCACTTAGTCAGCTGGTCAAAGAGCCCAATGAGGAGCTGATTGACTTTATTGAGCAAGTAAAGAGCGACCATCCAGATGTCCTAGCTGAGCAGGCCGAATTTTTAAAATTCGCCAAACAGGCTCAGATATGA
- the prfB gene encoding peptide chain release factor 2 (programmed frameshift), giving the protein MDIAEIRQKIDANREKLNSFRGSLDLEGLEEEIAILENKMTEPDFWDDNLAAQKTSQELNERKETYNNFHHMTDLFDESEILLDFLAEDESVQEELEEKLRELEKRMTAYEMTLLLSEPYDNNNAILEIHPGSGGTEAQDWGDMLLRMYTRFGNARGFKVEVLDYQAGDEAGIKSVTLSFEGPHAYGLLKSEMGVHRLVRISPFDSAKRRHTSFTSVEVMPELDDTIEIEIRDDEIKMDTFRSGGAGGQNVNKVSTGVRLTHIPTGIVAQSTVDRTQYGNRDRAMKMLQAKLYQIEQEKKAAEVDSLKGDKKEISWGSQIRSYVFTPYTMVKDHRTGHEVAQVDKVMDGDLDGFIDAYLKWRLN; this is encoded by the exons ATGGATATTGCAGAAATTCGTCAAAAAATTGACGCGAATCGTGAAAAATTAAACTCTTTCAGGGGGTCTCTT GACTTAGAAGGTCTGGAAGAGGAAATTGCCATCTTAGAAAATAAGATGACGGAACCTGATTTTTGGGATGACAATCTGGCAGCACAGAAAACATCTCAAGAGTTGAACGAACGAAAAGAAACCTATAATAACTTCCATCACATGACAGATTTATTTGATGAATCGGAGATTCTCCTTGATTTTCTCGCAGAAGATGAATCTGTTCAGGAGGAGCTGGAAGAAAAACTACGAGAGTTAGAAAAGAGAATGACGGCCTATGAGATGACCCTTCTCTTGTCTGAGCCTTATGACAATAACAATGCCATTTTGGAAATTCATCCAGGTTCTGGCGGAACAGAGGCCCAGGACTGGGGGGACATGCTACTTCGCATGTACACACGCTTTGGCAATGCTCGTGGCTTTAAGGTGGAGGTGTTGGACTACCAAGCAGGGGATGAGGCAGGGATTAAGTCTGTGACCCTTTCTTTTGAAGGTCCGCATGCCTATGGTCTTCTCAAGTCTGAAATGGGCGTTCACCGCTTGGTGCGGATTTCGCCTTTTGACTCAGCGAAACGTCGTCATACCTCCTTTACATCAGTGGAAGTCATGCCAGAGTTGGACGATACGATTGAAATTGAGATTCGAGATGACGAGATTAAGATGGATACCTTCCGCAGTGGCGGTGCTGGTGGACAAAACGTCAATAAGGTCTCAACAGGGGTTCGTTTGACCCATATTCCGACAGGCATTGTTGCCCAATCAACGGTCGATCGAACTCAGTACGGCAACCGTGATCGTGCGATGAAAATGCTTCAAGCCAAGCTCTATCAGATTGAGCAAGAGAAAAAAGCAGCTGAAGTTGATTCCTTAAAAGGAGACAAGAAAGAAATTTCTTGGGGGAGCCAGATTCGCTCCTATGTCTTTACGCCATATACCATGGTAAAAGATCACCGCACAGGCCATGAAGTCGCTCAGGTGGATAAGGTTATGGATGGAGACTTGGACGGCTTTATCGATGCCTATCTCAAGTGGCGGTTAAATTAG
- the ftsE gene encoding cell division ATP-binding protein FtsE: protein MSIIEMKDVVKKYDNGTTALRGVSVTIAPGEFTYIVGPSGAGKSTFIRLLYREVKVDKGSLKVADFDLTKIKKRDVPLLRRNVGVVFQDYKLLPKKTVYENIAYAMEVIGERRRHIKKRVMEVLDLVGLKHKVRSFPNELSGGEQQRIAIARAIVNNPKVLIADEPTGNLDPDNSWEIMNLLERINLQGTTVLMATHNSQIVNTLRHRVIAIENGRVVRDEAKGEYGYDD, encoded by the coding sequence ATGTCAATAATCGAGATGAAAGACGTTGTCAAAAAGTACGACAACGGAACGACAGCACTCCGTGGAGTATCTGTCACGATAGCGCCAGGGGAGTTTACCTATATTGTAGGTCCTTCTGGGGCTGGGAAGTCAACCTTTATTCGCTTGCTTTACCGTGAAGTCAAGGTCGATAAAGGCAGTTTGAAAGTGGCAGATTTTGATCTGACCAAGATTAAAAAGAGAGATGTCCCCTTGCTTCGTCGCAATGTCGGCGTGGTCTTTCAAGACTATAAACTCTTGCCCAAGAAAACAGTCTATGAAAACATTGCCTATGCGATGGAAGTGATCGGCGAGCGCCGCAGACATATCAAAAAACGGGTCATGGAAGTCCTTGACTTGGTGGGATTAAAGCACAAGGTTCGTTCCTTTCCAAATGAGTTGTCAGGTGGGGAGCAGCAGCGGATTGCGATTGCACGTGCGATTGTGAATAATCCTAAGGTGCTGATTGCAGATGAGCCAACGGGAAATCTGGATCCCGATAATTCTTGGGAAATCATGAATCTTTTGGAGCGTATCAATCTCCAAGGAACAACGGTTCTCATGGCCACCCATAATAGCCAGATTGTTAATACCCTTCGCCACCGCGTTATTGCTATTGAAAATGGTCGTGTGGTGCGTGATGAGGCGAAAGGAGAGTACGGATACGATGATTAG
- the ftsX gene encoding permease-like cell division protein FtsX: MISRFFRHLIESLKSLKRNGWMTVAAVSTVMITLSLMAIFISVILNTAKLATDIENNVRVTVYLRKDTADNSERVIQEGQEVQNENYHKVYNALTNLSNVKSVTFSSKEEQLDKLVEVMGSDWKLYQGDANPLYDAYVVDTTAPEYVTSVADGAKSIEEVSEVEYGGANTKRIFALANIIRTWGLVGAGLLVFIAIFLISNTIRITIISRSREIQIMRLVGAKNGYIRGPFLLEGAWIGLIAAIIPAGLVYVLYDMAYQAFNPALAKQNLSMIVPDTFVPMMIAFIFVVGIIIGSIGSGISMRRYLKI; this comes from the coding sequence ATGATTAGTAGATTTTTCCGTCATTTAATAGAATCGCTGAAAAGTTTAAAGCGTAATGGCTGGATGACCGTTGCTGCGGTCAGTACGGTGATGATTACCCTCAGTTTGATGGCGATTTTCATCTCTGTGATTTTAAATACCGCAAAACTAGCGACAGATATTGAAAACAATGTCCGAGTGACGGTGTATTTGCGTAAAGATACAGCGGATAATAGTGAGCGGGTTATCCAAGAAGGCCAAGAAGTCCAAAACGAGAATTACCACAAGGTGTACAATGCTCTGACCAACCTATCCAATGTTAAGTCTGTGACCTTCTCCAGCAAGGAAGAGCAATTGGATAAATTGGTTGAGGTGATGGGAAGCGATTGGAAATTGTACCAAGGAGATGCCAATCCCTTATACGATGCCTATGTCGTAGATACCACTGCTCCTGAGTATGTCACCAGTGTGGCAGATGGAGCCAAGTCTATCGAGGAAGTTTCCGAAGTAGAATACGGTGGAGCCAACACCAAGAGAATCTTTGCCCTTGCCAATATCATTCGAACTTGGGGGCTAGTCGGAGCGGGCTTGCTGGTCTTTATTGCGATTTTCCTCATTTCTAATACCATTCGGATTACCATTATTTCTCGAAGCCGCGAAATTCAAATCATGCGTTTGGTGGGAGCTAAAAATGGTTATATCCGTGGTCCCTTCTTACTGGAAGGAGCTTGGATTGGCTTGATTGCAGCGATTATTCCAGCGGGCTTGGTTTATGTTTTGTATGACATGGCTTATCAAGCCTTTAATCCAGCTCTTGCCAAGCAAAATCTCTCGATGATTGTGCCAGATACCTTTGTACCGATGATGATTGCCTTTATCTTTGTAGTCGGTATCATCATTGGTTCGATCGGATCCGGCATTTCGATGAGACGCTATTTAAAGATTTAA
- a CDS encoding MBL fold metallo-hydrolase: MKIHTTLNTQAYQNTYYLENETHLLIIDPGSDWEVIRSKIEEINKPISAILLTHAHYDHIMSLDLVRKQFGAPPVYISEKEGDWLYTPTYNRSGLPMHDDIPDVILQPAEHFFAIQTPYHLDGFHFYVLETPGHSIGSVSLVFPDDRMVLSGDALFFEAIGRFDLYTGDKDTLLTSIKTQLFTLPNYDVYPGHGPATTISHEKLFNPFF; the protein is encoded by the coding sequence ATGAAGATTCATACAACCCTAAATACTCAAGCTTATCAAAACACCTACTACCTAGAAAATGAGACCCATCTTCTCATCATTGACCCTGGTAGTGACTGGGAGGTCATCCGTAGTAAGATTGAAGAGATAAACAAACCCATTTCAGCGATTTTATTGACCCATGCCCATTATGACCATATTATGAGTCTGGACTTGGTTCGAAAGCAGTTTGGGGCACCGCCTGTCTACATCTCTGAAAAAGAAGGGGACTGGCTCTACACGCCAACCTATAACCGCTCAGGTCTTCCCATGCACGATGATATCCCTGATGTCATCTTACAACCAGCTGAGCACTTCTTTGCCATTCAGACTCCGTATCATCTTGATGGTTTTCATTTCTATGTTCTGGAAACACCAGGGCACTCGATCGGCAGTGTCTCCCTTGTCTTTCCAGATGATCGAATGGTTCTCAGTGGCGATGCTCTCTTTTTCGAAGCCATTGGGCGATTTGATCTTTATACCGGAGACAAGGACACTCTCTTAACCAGTATCAAAACCCAGCTCTTCACCCTGCCCAACTATGATGTCTATCCCGGTCACGGCCCTGCTACCACCATTTCTCATGAAAAGCTGTTTAATCCTTTCTTTTAG